The window ACCGCCCCCACGCCCCCACGCCAAGAAACGAGATAGGAAGAACCATCATGATGACCGCCGAACAGGCCCGCGAACTGTGGGCCAATTCCGAGGAAATCGTCAGCGCAGAAGCCGTGCAGGCCTCACTCGACCGCATGGCAGCCGAGATCACCGCCAAGATCGGCGACACCTTCCCGCTGGTGCTGTCCGTGATGGGAGGCGCCGTGGTCTTCACCGGCATGCTGCTGCCCAAGCTGGCCTTCCCGCTGGAATTCGACTACATCCACCTGTCCCGCTACAACAACAAGACGGTGGGCGGGGAAATGCAATGGCGCGTGGCGCCGCGCGAATCGGTCAAGGACCGCGTGGTACTGGTGCTCGACGACATCCTCGACGAAGGCGAGACCATGGCGGCCATCCGCCAGCGCATCATGGACATGGGCGCGCGCGAGTTCCACGCCGCCGTGCTGTGCGAAAAGACGCTGGCCAAGGCCAAGCCCATGCATCCGGACTTCTGCGGCTTCACCGTGCCGGACCGCTATGTGTTCGGCTGCGGCATGGATGCCAAGGGCTACTGGCGCAATCTCGGCGCCATCAGGGCCTTGCGCTGAGGATAGGCCACAGCGAGGCGAGCAGCAGCAGCGCCATCGCCACATTGAAGACCCGCAGCACCCGCGGGTCGGCCAGCCAGCGGCGCAGCGCCGAGCCGAACACCGCCCACATGGCCACGCTGGGCAGGTTGATCACGGCGAAGATCCCCGACAGCAGCAGGACGTTGACCCACAGGTTGCCGTGCAGCACATAGGTGCTGCACGCGCCCACCGCCATCACCCAGGCCTTGGGATTCACCCACTGGAAGGCCGCCGCGCGCAGGAAGCCCATCGGCCGCGCCACGCTGCGTTCCTGCACGCCGCCGCCCGTCGCGAGCTTCCAGGCCAGCCATGTCAGGTACAGCGCAGCCGCCACGCGCAGGACCTGCCAGGTCCACGGCAATGCCGTGAACAGCGAGCCCAGGCCCAGGCCCACCAGGGCTACCATCAGCGAGAAGCCCAGGCTGATGCCGAGCAGGTGCGGAACCGTGCGGGCGAAGCCGAAGTTGACGCCGGAGGCCAGCACCATCGTATTGTTGGGACCGGGGGTGACCGAGGACACCAGCGCGAAGCCGCAGAAGGCGGCGAAGACGCCGGAGCCGGCAGCGAGCTGAAGCAGTGCCATGAGAGGACTCCGTCTTAGGGGCGAAAAGCAGGGATGAAAACGACCTGCTCAGTCTAGCGACGGTTACCAGCACAGTACCGGTACACTTTTCCACAAATGTACCGGCATGGATATCGGATGCGACCGGGTTCGGCCTAGCTCCGCCAAGAGCGCACCGCCACGACGGTGGCCAGGCCCCACAAGGCCAATCCCGTGCAGCGGCCGACCGCAGTGGTCGAGCGGGCGAAACGCGAGGCCACGGCCGGGTGTCCGGCTCCGTACGCCACCAGCAGGTCCCAGCCGAACACGGCGCAGAACATCCAGGCCCCGTAGGCGGCCTGGATGGCCGGCGGCGTGTGCTGTGCGGCCAGCATGGCGAACAGGCTGGCATAGAACAGGGCGTTCTTGGGATTGAGCAGCGCCGACAGCAGGCCCGTGCCGAGCTGTGCAGCCCAGGCAACCGGGACCGTCGCCCCGCCCTGCCCCGGCTGCACCCCATCGGGCAGAGCGAAGCCGCCGCGCACGCGCAGGAAGCGCCAGCCCAGCCACACCAGGTAAGCGCAACCGGCCCATTGCAGGCCGTCCAGCCAAGCCTGGCTGGCCCGGCTGGCAGCCAGTCCGGCCAGTGCCAGCAGGATGAAGACCCCGTTGCCGAGGGCGATGCCCAGGCAGACCGCGGCCGTCCGGCGCGGGCCATGCAGCAGGCCGCTGCGCACCACCAGCAGGAAATCGGGGCCCGGGCTCAGCAGGGCCAGCAGGTGAGCGCCGGCCACCATGGCGAATTGCGGCGCGAGGCCGCCGGGCGCATTCAGCAGATCCATCTCCGTCCTCCATCGGAAGATGGCAGTGTCGGCCCGCCGCGCCGCGCCGTATTGAAGGAAATTGCGCGGCCGGGGAGCGCGGGCGGAAGACTCAGGCGGCCGTCCAGACGGCCAGCTCGTAGCCGTCCGGGTCGGTGAAATGGAAGCGCCGGCCTCCCGGGAATTCGAATACCTCCTGGCTGATGCGCCCGCCGGCGGCCACGATGCGCTGCCGGGCATCAGCCAGGTCCTCGCTGTACAGGATGACCAGCGGCCCGCCCGGCCGGACCGCCGCGCCGGTGGTGAAGCCACCGGTCAGCCGGCCATCGCTGAACTCGCAATAGGCCGGCCCATAGTCAGTGAAGGTCCAGCCGAACACCTCGCCGTAGAAACGCTTGCTGCGTGCGATGTCGCCCACGTTGAATTCGATGTTGTCGATCTGGCTGTCCTTGCCCCGGATTCCCATGGCTGCCTCCTGTGGAATGGAATGGAATGGATTGAATCAATTGGAAGTGCAGGCTACAGCATGAGGGCAGTGCGCGCCGCCGTCTTGAACGAAACGGCCAGCGGCGGGAACGGCACGTGCAGATCGCGCCGCCTCGCGGCTCCCCCCGCAGCGTTGCCGCTAGAGCGCCTGATCCGCCCGCAACTGCTGCCGCAGGCACGCCGGCGTGATGCCGCAAAGCGCCTGAACCTCGCGGCCGAGGTGGGCCTGGTCGGCATAGCCCGCCTCGGCGGCGAGGACCGCCAGCGATGCCGCGCCCGGCAGCCCGCGCAGGCGGGCAAAGAAGCGCTGGAAGCGCAGGATACGTTCCAGCGTCTTGGTCCCGTAGCCGAAATGATCGTGGCATAGACGCCGCACGCTACGTTCGCTGAGATCCAGCCGCTTCCGTATCGCCAACGCGCGCGCGCCGTCCTCGACGGGCAGCCCGCACAGGCGGAACAGCTCGGCCGCGCGCGCCTCGGCCGGTGCCACGCGGCGGCTTGCCGCAAGCAGTTCCTGGTGGAAGGCGCGCGCCTGGCCAAGCGGATCCCTGGCTTCCTGCACGCGCGCCGCCATGTCCGCGGCGGCCCTCCCCCATAGATCCTCCAGGGCCACGGCGCGCCCGACCAGTTCCGACAGCGGCAGGCCGAGCCAGGCGCGCGCCGCGCCCGCACGAAAGCGGGCACCCAGCACGTGCGCGCCCGGCGCCAGGTCCGGGTGTGCAGCCGTCACATCCGGACCGACCACACGCAGCGCGCCATCGCGCCAGAGGACATCCACGCAGCCATCGGGCAGCACCGCCACCGCGCGGGCAGGCCCGGGCGGCAGCGTGCTGCTCCAGAGGCAGGAAAAATGCCCGCGCAGCGCCAGGTCCGGCGGCGCCTCGCGATAGCATCCGGTCACGCCGGCGATGCCCGGCTCGGCACCTGGCGTGGCTGGCCCGCCCCGGCGCGGCGGCAGCGCCACGGTCATGGCCGCATGTCGCGCGCGGCGGGCGCGGCGTCTGCCGCGGCGCCACGCCCGCCGCGCTGGTAGGCCAGCGGTGTCATCGCCACGCGCTGCTTGAAGGCTCGCTGGAAGTGGCTCTGGTCGGCGAATCCCAGTTGCAGCGCGACGTCGGCCAGGACACCGCCCGCGCGCAGCAGCCGGCGTGCCTGGTTGATGCGCTGGTCGAGCTGGTAGGCGTGCGGCGTCAGGCCGGTCCCGGCGCGGAAGGCGCGGATCAGGTGATATCGGCTCATGCCGGCTTCGCGCGCCAGTTCGGCCAGCGGCAGGCGCTCGGCGTGACGCGCCTGCAGCAGCGCTTTCAGGTGCGCCAGCCGCGCGGCCGGCAGCATGGGGGCGGTCGGCGCCGGCTGGCGTGTCAAGGCGCCGCGGCCGGCAAGCAGGTCGCCGACCACGCCCACCAGGGCCGCCTCCTTGGTCTCGGCATCGGCCGGGGAGAACAGGATCCCGCCCAGGGTGCGCAGCGCCCGGTAGCTGGCCGCCTCGCGCCGCACGTCGACTTCGTCCAGAGCGTCGATCGCGCCGCCGTGGGCGGCAATCTCCGCCAGCACGCCCCGCACCCAGCACGGTTCAAGGTGCAGCATCTGGTAGCTCCAGCGGCCATCCGGCAAGGGATTGCAGGCATGCACGCGTTCGGCGGGCACGACCACCACCGTACCGGGCGCCAGGTGCTCGACACCGCCGGTCCAGCGGAAAACACTGCCGCCGCCGTCAACCGCGCCGATCGACAGGGTCGGATGCGTATGCGGCAGGTAGGCGGCGCCGCCGTCGCCGGCGCACCGGTACTCGGCGAACGGGAGCGCGGCATCGAACCAGAGGCGCGCGGCCGGCCTGGCCGGACTCAAGGCAGGTTCCGGTACGGACGCTCGCGCAGCCATTTGGTTGCGATCCATTTCTCGCCCGCTGTCACCGGCAGGCCCGCGTGCAGGGTCCGCTCGTCGAGACGTCCGTCCGGCAAGCGGTAGGCGAAGTAGACCGCATTGCCCTGCACCGGCGCCACCTCCAGGCCCAGGCGCGGAAAGGCCGTGGCGCCGCCGGCCGGCGGGCTGTTCAGGTAGATCACCAGGGTGGCGATGCGCTGGCCGCCGACGCGCAGCTGGCGCGCCTCGCCCGGCCGCTCCGGATGGAAATAGTCGTAGTGCGGCTGGTACTGGCCGCCGGGCTTGTAGTTGAGGATCTGCAGGCCTTCGCCATGCTCGGCCGGCACGCCCGTGAGCGCGGCGATACGCGCTTCGATGCGGGCGATCAGGGGGTGCTCGCCCACCTGGAACATGGCGCCCATGCTGGTGCGCGCATCGATCAGGTTTTCGTCGCCGGTGTCGGGATTGACCACCGGCGAGCGCGCCAGCCGCCCGCGCGCCAGCGCCACCAGGGCGTCGCACTCGGCGGCATCCAGCAAACCCTGGTAGAGCGAAACGCGCGGCGCCTGCAGCGAGAACAGCAGCCGCGTGTCGTGGGCGCCATGCCGGTGCACGTTCTGCATGGCATCGCCCGCAGCCCCGGCCGCCGGCGCGGATGCGGCGGCGTCGCGCGCAGGTGCCACGGCGAGGGCCGCCAGCACGGTGGTGCGGGCGAAGCCGGCCTCGTAGCCGGACAGGCACATCGAGCGCACCAGGGCTTCGACACCGAAGCCGAGTGCAATGTGGCGCACCAGCCAGCGCTCCAGCTCCGGCGACGAGACCGTGTGGCCGGTGGCGCCGGCCGCATTGCCGGGCTGCGCGCTCATGACGGATTGGCGAGGCGCCGCGCAGAGAAGGGGTTGCCGGCGGGGCGCTCGGCCAGGCCGCCCGGCGCGGCGCGCGGCGCGGCAGGCGCCGGATCGCCGGCCACGGTGACCGAGACTTCGGAATACTGCCAGCGCTTCCACGCGGCCAGCACGGCATTCGGGTATTCAGGACGGCCGCGGCTGCCGTTGTAGCGGCCCAGGGCGAGGAACAGGTCGCCCTGCTCGCGGTCGAGGTAGTAACGCAGGATGGTGCAGCCGTAGCGCAGGTTGCTCTGCAGGTGGAACAGTTTGCGGGAATCGCTGTCGCCGATGCTGCGCGTCCAGAACGGCATCACCTGCATCAGGCCGCGCGCGCCGGCGGCACTGATGGCGTACTTGCGGAAATTGCTCTCGACCTGCATCAGGCCGAGCACCAGCGCCGGCTCCAGTCCCGCACGCTTGGCTTCGTAGTAAGCGGTCTCGATCAGCTCGACGCGCGTCTGCGATTCGGGGATGCGGCTCTCCAGCCGGCGCGACATCTCGTCCAGCCATTTCAGGTAGGCCAGCCGCTCCCCGCCGCTGGCGAAGACGGGCCGCACCGGGCGGCCGTCGGCGATGGCGGCGGCCAGCGCGCCGCGCACCGAGTCGGCGAGATCTTCTTCCTTCTGTGCGCCGGCGTGGGCGGCGGCTGCCGCCACCACCAGGAACAGGGCGCCGCCCGCGCGCGCCAGCCGCCCGGCGCCGAGCCGGGTAGCGGACAGGCTGGAAGCTGGGCGTGGCGCGCGCACCGTCAGCCGCGTCAGCCGGCGAGCAGGCCGCGTACGTGGCCGACCACGTCGGCCACCGCCACCGCGGTCGCCTGCGCGTCGCGCCGGCCCTGGTACTCGACCTTGCCCTCCTTCAGGCCGCGATCGCCCACCACCACGCGGTGCGGCACGCCGATCAGCTCCCAGTCGGCGAACATCACGCCGGGACGCTCGCCGCGGTCATCCAGGATCACGTCGACGCCGGCCGCGAGCAGCTCGGCATGGATGCGGTCGGCCTCGGCCTTGACCGCCTCGTTGCGGTCGTAGCCGACCGGGCACACCACCACCTCGAAGGGCGCGATGGCGGCCGGCCAGATGATGCCGCGCTCGTCGAAATTCTGCTCGATGGCGGCACCGAGGATACGCGTGACGCCGATGCCGTAGCAGCCCATCTGCATCGGCTGGGTCTTGCCGTTCTCGTCGAGGAAGTTGGCGTTCATGTCGACCGAGTAGCGCGTGCCGAGCATGAACACGTGGCCCACCTCGATGCCGCGGCAGATGGACAGGCGGCCCTTGCCGTCGGGCGAGGCGTCGCCCTCGACCACGTTGCGCAGGTCGGCCACCTGCGGCTCGGGCAGGTCGCGGCCCCAGTTGACGCCGGTGTAGTGGTAGTCGCGCTCGTTGGCGCCGCAGCAGAAATCGCTCATATTGGCGACGGTGCGGTCCACCACCAGCTTGACCGGCTTCCTGGTGCCCACCGGGCCCAGGTAGCCCGGCGGCGAACCGAAGGTGTCAACGATCTCGTTCTCGGTGGCGAAGCGGAAGTCGGCCAGGCCGGGCACCTTCGATGCCTTGATCTCGTTCAGCTCATGATCGCCGCGGATCAGCAGCAGCCAGACCTGCGTGCCGGCCTCGCCGTCGGTGGCCAGCACGATCGACTTGACGGTGCGCTCCAGCGGGATGCCGAGGAACTCGGCCACGTGCTCGCACTTGGCCTTCTCCGGCGTCGACGCCTTCACCAGCGGCTCGGCGGCGGCAGCGCGGCTGGCCAGCAGCGGCAGCGCCTCGGCCGCCTCCATGTTGGCGGCGTAGTCGGAGTCCGGGCAGTAGACGATGGCGTCCTCGCCGGTGTCGGCGATCACGTGGAACTCATGCGAGCCCGAACCGCCGATGGCGCCGTTGTCGGCCGCCACCGCGCGGAATTCCAGGCCGAAGCGCTGGAAGATGCGCACGTAGGCGTCATACATCTTCTGGTACGAGGCCTTCATGCCGTCCAGGTCGCGGTCGAAGGAATAGGCGTCCTTCATGGTGAACTCGCGGCCGCGCATGATGCCGAAGCGCGGCCGGCGCTCGTCGCGGAACTTGGTCTGGATCTGGTAGAAGTTGATCGGCAGCTGCTTGTAGCTGCGGATCTCGCTGCGCGCGATGTCGGTCACGACCTCCTCCGAGGTCGGCTGCACGGCGAAATCGCGCTCGTGGCGATCCTTCAGGCGCAGCAGCTCCGGGCCCATCTTGTCCCAGCGGCCGGTCTCCTGCCACAGCTCGGCCGGCTGGATCACGGGCATCGACAACTCGACCGCGCCGGCCCGGTTCATCTCCTCGCGCACGATGTTCTCCACCTTGCGGATCACGCGCAGGCCGATCGGCATGTAGTTGTAGATGCCCGCGCCCAGCTTCTTGATCATGCCGGCGCGCATCATCAGCTTGTGCGAGACGATTTCCGCGTCGGAAGGGGCTTCCTTGAGGGTGGAAATGAAGAATTGCGAGGCTTTCATCCGTAGCTTTCTCTTAGGGTCCGGCCCCCCCGGCCGATTCCGGAGTGCCACCGCACCAAATCCTGTACGCACGCGCCTGAAACGACGCTTCCGCTGGGGAAAACCAGCACCTGCCCACTCAGGCCGTACCGCGCGCTTTATAATCGACGTAATTCTAAAGGATTCGAGGTGCAGTCATGCTCGATCGTGAAGGCTTTCGCCCGAACGTCGGCATTATCCTCATCAACGCACGGAACGAGGTGTTCTGGGGCAAACGTATCGGCGAACATTCGTGGCAGTTTCCTCAAGGCGGCATCAAATACGGCGAGACGCCGGAACAGGCGATGTACCGCGAACTGCATGAAGAGGTCGGACTGCTGCCCGAACATGTCCGAATCGTGGGTCGTACCCGCGACTGGCTGCGTTATGAGGTGCCGGACAAGTTCATCCGCCGCGAAATCCGCGGCCACTACCGGGGCCAGAAGCAGATCTGGTTCCTGCTGCGCATGGCCGCGCGGGATTGCGATATCCGCCTGCGCGCCACCGACCACCCCGAGTTCGACGCCTGGCGCTGGAGCCAGTACTGGGTGCCGCTCGAAGCGGTGATCGAGTTCAAGCGCGAGGTCTACCAGATGGCGCTGACGGAGCTGTCGCGCTTCCTGCAGCGTGGCCGCATGGCCGGCCCCTACGGTGGACACGGCCATCACCTCGGCCACCACGGCGGCCGCCACGGACAGGCGCGCCAGGAAAACGCGGGCCGCGGCAATCCGGGCCCGATCCAGCCGGCGCTGCCGGCAAACCCTGAACGGAGTACCGATGACTGAATTCGCCGGGCGCGGCCTTCGCCCGCGCCTGCGTGCCGCCTGCCTGCTGGCGGCCGCCGCCGCCTGCCTCGGACTGGCCGCGTGCAGCAGCACGCCCAGCAAGCCGCAGACCGCCAACGCTGAAGAGGAAGAGCTCCCCAACAAGAAAGGCGACCTGATCGACGACCTGTTCGGCGGCAAGCCGTTCAAGGAGGTCGAGGTCTCCCTGCCCGCGCTGCCCAGCGACGCCGACCTGATTCCCTTCGAATTCGGCCCGACCAACACCACGCTGAAGTTCGCGGTCGACGCCAAGTCGGTATTGGTCGGAGAAGACGGCGCCGTGCGCTACACCGTGGTGATCACCAGCGCCAGCGGCGTGCGCAATACCAGCTTCGAGGCGCTGCGCTGCGATACCTTCGAGCGCAAGCTGTACGCGACGCTGCCGCCCGGCGCCAAGGGCTGGGTGCGTAACCGCAGCGACGGCCGCGAGGGATGGATCCGCCTCAGCCAGAGCAGCCGCAACAACTACGCCGACGCACTGGGCCGCGACTACCTGTGCGACGGCCGCTCGGCCTACGGCAGCGCCAAGGACATCGTCAAGCGCCTGCGCAGCGACCAGCCGGCGCAGAACGGCTTCCGCTAGCGGCCCCTCGGCAGCCCCGCAGGGGCTGCCGATGAATCTGCGATCCAGGACACCAGGCGCGTCGCCGCGCCCGCGAGGCTGAGCCGCCCAGCCGGCGGCAGCCTTACATCAGGACCAGATTGTCCCGGTGGATGAGTTCGGGCTCGTTGACGTGCCCGAGCACGGCCTCGATCTCCGCGGAGGGCTTGCGCGCGATCAGGCGCGCCTCGGCGCTGGAGTAGTTGCTCATGCCGCGCGCCACCTCGCGCCCCGCCTGGTCGACACAGGCAACCACTTCGCCGCGCACGAACTCGCCCTGCACCTCGACCACGCCGATGGGCAGCAGCGAGGTGCCGCTGGCGGTCAGCTTGGCCACCGCGCCCGCGTCGATGACCAGGCGCCCGCGCAGCTGCAGGTGATCCGTCATCCATTGCTTGCGCGCGGTCAGCCGGCCGGTCGGCGCCAGCAGCTGGGTGCCGATGGCCTCGCCGGCCGCCAGCCGCTCCAGCACGCGGGGCTCCCGCCCCGAAGCGATCACGGTATGGGCGCCCGACTTGGCCGCGCGCTTGGCCGCCAGGATCTTGGTCAGCATGCCGCCGCGACCGATGGCCGTGCCGGCGCCGCCGGCCATGGCCTCCAGCTCGAGCGTACCGGCCAGCGCCTCGTGCACGAACTCGGCCGCCGGGTCCTTGCGCGGATCGGCCGTGTAGAGGCCACGCTGGTCGGTCAGGATCACCAGCGCGTCGCCTTCGATCAGGTTGGTCACCAGCGCGCCCAGCGTGTCGTTGTCGCCGAACTTGATCTCATCGGTGACGACGGTATCGTTCTCGTTGATGATCGGCACCACGCCGAGGCCGAGCAGGGTCACCAGCGTCGAGCGCGCATTCAGGTAGCGCTCGCGGTCGGCAAGGTCGGCGTGCGTCAGCAGTACCTGCGCGGTGCGGATGCCATGCAGCCCGAACTGGCTTTCGTAGACCTGCGCCAGGCCCATCTGGCCGACTGCGGCGGCCGCCTGCAACTCGTGGATCTCACTCGGACGCTTGCTCCAGCCCAGCCGCTGCATGCCTTCCGCGATGGCGCCAGAGCTGACCAGCACCACTTCCTTGCCACTGGCACGCAGGCTGGCGATCTGCGCCGCCCAACGGGCGATGGCGTCGTGGTCCAGGCCCTTGCCATCATTGGTCACCAGGCTGGATCCGACCTTGGCGACGATGCGCTTTGCCTGCGCGATGACCGATTGCATGGTGAGCTTCCTGTCTCGAGGAGTGGGGGACGCTGCCGCCGGGCAGGCGCCGGGGCGCCGCCCGTATTCCCCCGGAATGGTTATGTTGGTGGTGTCGTCGCCTGCGCCGCGCGGCCCGGCTCAGACCGGCCCGCCGCCGTCCCGCTCGACGTTGTGCAGGCGATCGTCGAGGCGGACGTCCGGCTCGGCCAGCGCGGCAGCTTCCTCGGCCTTGATCGCGGCCAGGTGGTCCTTGATCGCGTAGATCAGCTCACGGCAGCCTTCGCCGGTCAGCGCGGAGATGCGGAACACCGGCCCCTTCCACTTGTAGCGCTTGATGAAGTCCTTGGCGCGGGCCTCGCGCTCGTCTTCCGGCACCATGTCGAGCTTGTTCAGCACCAGCCAGCGCGGCTTCTCGTACAGCGTCGCATCGTACTTCTTCAGCTCGTTGACGATCGCGCGCGCCTCGGCGACCGGGTCGACCGCGTCGTCGAAGGGGGCCAGGTCGACGATATGCAGCAGCAGTCCGGTGCGCTGCAGGTGGCGCAGGAACTGGTGACCCAGGCCGGCGCCTTCGGCGGCCCCCTCGATCAGGCCGGGAATGTCGGCCACCACGAAGGACTGCTCATGGTCGACGCGCACCACGCCCAGGTTGGGGTGCAGCGTGGTGAAGGGATAGTCGGCGATCTTCGGGCGCGCGTTCGAGACGTGCGAGATGAAGGTCGACTTGCCGGCATTGGGCATGCCGAGCAGGCCGACGTCGGCCAGCACCTTCAGCTCCAGCTTGAGCATGCGGCGTTCGCCCGGCTTGCCGTCCACCTGCTGGCGCGGCGCGCGGTTGGTGCTGGACTTGAAGTGCAGGTTGCCCCAGCCGCCCATGCCGCCCTCGGCCAGGCAGACCTTCTGGCCATGCTCGGTCAGGTCCGCGACCAGTTCGCCGCTGTCGAGGTCGGTGATCAGGGTGCCCACCGGCATGCGCAGCGTGACGTCCTCGCCGGCCGCGCCATAGCAGTCCGAGCCGCGGCCGTTCTCGCCGTTGCGCGCCACGTGCTTCTTGGCGTAGCGGAAGTCGATCAGGGTATTGATGTTGCGGTCCGCCACGGCGAACACGCTGCCGCCGCGCCCGCCGTCACCGCCATCCGGACCGCCGAAGGGCACAAACTTCTCGCGCCGGAACGAGGCGCTGCCATTGCCGCCGTTGCCGGCGATGGCTTCGATGCGGGCTTCGTCGATGAACTTCATGATGGGTTTCCGTGGCTGGTGCGGGCCGCCCTGCCTTTCGGCACCAGGCGGCCACGGCGGATGGCGGACATCGGCAATATTGTCGCCAGAAAAGAAAAAGCCCCGCAAGCGTTGCGGGGCCTTCCTGCTGCAAAGGCGGAGATCAGGCTGCCGGAACGACGCTGACCTGCTGCTTCTTCGCAGCGCCCTTGACGGC of the Cupriavidus malaysiensis genome contains:
- the obgE gene encoding GTPase ObgE translates to MKFIDEARIEAIAGNGGNGSASFRREKFVPFGGPDGGDGGRGGSVFAVADRNINTLIDFRYAKKHVARNGENGRGSDCYGAAGEDVTLRMPVGTLITDLDSGELVADLTEHGQKVCLAEGGMGGWGNLHFKSSTNRAPRQQVDGKPGERRMLKLELKVLADVGLLGMPNAGKSTFISHVSNARPKIADYPFTTLHPNLGVVRVDHEQSFVVADIPGLIEGAAEGAGLGHQFLRHLQRTGLLLHIVDLAPFDDAVDPVAEARAIVNELKKYDATLYEKPRWLVLNKLDMVPEDEREARAKDFIKRYKWKGPVFRISALTGEGCRELIYAIKDHLAAIKAEEAAALAEPDVRLDDRLHNVERDGGGPV